The DNA segment TCCAGGTTCGACGCACAGAAGTTCCCCAGGACATTGCGCTTGACRTATGCCCAGACCAGCTCGATGGGGTTGAGCTCTGGGGCATACGGCGGTAAGTACACCAGTGAGAGACGTTCGTGGCTGGCCACGAACGTCTGCACGGCTTTGGCCCGNACATTGCGCTTGACGTATGCCCAGACCAGCTCGATGGGGTTGAGCTCTGGGGCATACGGCGGTAAGTACACCAGTGAGAGACGTTCGTGGCTGGCCACGAACGTCTGCACGGTTTTGGCCCGGTGGATGCCCGCATTGTCCAGGACGACCACCAAGTGCCCGGTCACATGGCGCAGCACATGCTCGAAAAACTGGATCACATCCCCACTCCGCATGGCGCCCTTTTKTGTGTTCTGGAAGAAYTGTCCCCCMGAGGTGATTGCCCCTATGGTGGAAAGCTTCTCCCAGTTCGCGGGCAAGGTCACCARGGGCGTCACGCCCCTGGTGTTCCAGGTCTGCCGGYGTACGCCCTTCATCGCAAAGCCCACCTCATCGAGATAGACCAAGGTGGCGCCCTCAGCGACCTTTTTTTTCAACTCCGGGGCCACCTGTTCTTTCCAGYTGGCAATCCGGAATTCGTTGCGTTCTGCTGCYCGTCCATCCGGCATCTGCGGTGTAAACCCCAGCGCATGRAGCAGCTTGCGAACATGATCACGGTGATACCAGATGCCCAGATGGCGGCCGATCACGKCCCGCACGCGGGCCGTCGTCCAGCTKTCATCTGGGKAGCCGTGATGACGTGAACCCTCCYGCRGGAGGGTTCGRATCTCTTCGCGCTGTTCGTCCGTCAATCGGCTGGGACGTCCAGTCGCGACGGTGGCCCCGAG comes from the Deinococcus sp. Leaf326 genome and includes:
- a CDS encoding transposase, whose protein sequence is RAKAVQTFVASHERLSLVYLPPYAPELNPIELVWAYVKRNVLGNFCASNLDELKARLVSAWQRVHYIQLPQHLMDSNLCRDQ